Proteins encoded together in one Macadamia integrifolia cultivar HAES 741 chromosome 8, SCU_Mint_v3, whole genome shotgun sequence window:
- the LOC122086127 gene encoding uncharacterized serine-rich protein C215.13, whose amino-acid sequence MKMPTISSSTNPLFSPPASASVSASSSFTSLPITIVRYQQLRFQSSSSSSSSTITRAVDPETNASSDTTETKQPSAAEDDGVSFENRVAQVRLRYRSGTGKKADARKGKRSSLSSSSKTKKGGVFLPPVPLKEPVSEGLKVEFGFCPFTERLNGRLAALGLAALLLVELGSGKSLVSYHKPAVVFIQVYSIAAASAIYLKYQKEKISIWPQSSSSSSSLNNT is encoded by the coding sequence ATGAAGATGCCAACAATTTCATCATCCACAAACCCATTATTTTCTCCACCTGCTTCTGCCTCTGTCtctgcttcttcctctttcacCTCTCTACCAATTACAATAGTAAGATACCAGCAACTAAGATttcaatcttcatcttcttcttcttcctccacaaTTACGAGGGCTGTCGATCCGGAAACGAACGCCTCCTCCGACACGACGGAGACGAAACAGCCATCGGCGGCAGAAGACGACGGAGTCAGCTTCGAAAACAGAGTCGCACAGGTGAGACTCAGGTATCGCAGCGGGACTGGCAAGAAAGCTGACGCCAGGAAAGGTAAGAGGTCATctttatcatcatcatccaagACCAAGAAAGGCGGTGTGTTTCTGCCGCCGGTACCTTTGAAGGAGCCGGTGTCGGAAGGTCTGAAGGTAGAGTTCGGATTCTGCCCTTTCACTGAGAGGCTCAACGGGAGGTTGGCAGCTCTGGGACTGGCGGCGCTGCTGCTGGTGGAATTGGGTTCCGGCAAGAGTCTTGTCAGTTATCATAAGCCGGCGGTGGTCTTCATTCAGGTCTACTCCATTGCTGCCGCATCGGCGATCTATTTAAAGTACCAGAAGGAGAAGATCAGCATTTGGCCTcagtcgtcgtcttcttcttcttctctcaataACACCTAG
- the LOC122086177 gene encoding ABC transporter G family member 1-like, whose amino-acid sequence MEVESLSWNPNSSSSGASPMLGHLLKQVGDVRNGNETPTHQVLEMSDGSHGLEPRSLPVPFVLSFSNLTYSVKTSRKMKFPSCFGRTRSKLGAAGDMVVADTSNNSNTKILLNDISGEARDGEILAVLGASGSGKSTLIDALANRIAKGSLKGSVNLNGEPLESRLLKMISAYVMQDDLLFPMLTVEETLMFSAEFRLPRSLSKSKKKARVQALIDQLGLRNAAKTVIGDEGHRGVSGGERRRVSIGIDIIHDPIILFLDEPTSGLDSTSAFMVVKVLQRIAQSGSIIIMSIHQPSYRIIGLLDRMIFLSRGQTVYKGPPSSLPEFFAEFGHPIPEKENRTEFALDLIRELELSPGGTKGLVEFQKSWHRERPAILDSDRQGLSLKEAISASISKGKLVTSKASRFVNPFWVEIAVLSKRSVMNTRRMPELFGMRLGTVMVTGFILATIFWQLDNSPKGVQERLGFFAFAMSTTFYTCADALPVFLQERYIFMRETAYNAYRRSSYVLSHAIVVIPSIIFLSLAFAATTFWAVGLAGGIKGFFFYFGIILASFWAGSSFVTFLSGVVSHVMLGYTVVVAILAYFLLFSGFFITRDRIPVYWLWFHYMSLVKYPYEGVLQNEFEDPTKCFVRGVQMFDNTPLEVAPTATKVMLLKTLSSSLGINITSTTCVTTGTDILMKQAVTDLSKWNCLWVTIAWGFFFRILFYFSLLLGSKNKRR is encoded by the coding sequence ATGGAGGTAGAGAGTCTTTCTTGGAACCCAAACTCCAGTAGCTCCGGTGCATCTCCCATGCTGGGTCATCTCTTGAAGCAAGTCGGAGACGTTCGAAACGGTAACGAGACTCCGACCCACCAGGTTCTTGAGATGAGCGACGGCAGTCATGGGCTTGAGCCCAGATCCCTCCCTGTCCCTTTCGTTCTTTCTTTCAGTAATCTCACTTACAGCGTCAAAACTAGCCGGAAAATGAAGTTCCCGTCATGTTTTGGTCGTACGAGGAGTAAGCTTGGAGCGGCGGGTGATATGGTAGTGGCTGATACCAGTAACAACTCCAACACCAAGATTCTCTTGAACGATATCTCCGGCGAAGCGAGGGATGGGGAGATATTAGCCGTTCTTGGAGCCAGCGGGTCAGGGAAATCGACGCTGATAGATGCTCTAGCGAATCGAATCGCGAAAGGGAGCTTGAAAGGATCCGTCAATTTGAACGGCGAGCCTTTAGAGTCTCGGCTTCTCAAGATGATCTCTGCGTACGTTATGCAAGACGACCTTCTCTTCCCAATGTTGACGGTGGAGGAGACGCTCATGTTCTCTGCTGAATTCAGGCTACCTCGCTCTCTCTCCAAGTCTAAGAAAAAAGCTAGGGTTCAAGCTCTCATCGATCAGCTCGGTCTCAGGAACGCCGCGAAGACCGTGATCGGAGATGAAGGCCACAGAGGTGTCTCCGGCGGAGAACGCCGCCGTGTTTCAATCGGAATCGATATTATTCACGATCCCATAATACTGTTCCTGGACGAACCCACTTCGGGGTTGGACTCGACGAGTGCATTCATGGTGGTGAAGGTACTCCAACGAATCGCTCAGAGCGGGAGCATTATTATCATGTCCATACATCAGCCGAGCTACAGAATCATTGGATTGCTGGACCGCATGATCTTCCTATCACGCGGTCAAACTGTATACAAGGGCCCACCTTCAAGTCTCCCCGAATTCTTCGCAGAGTTCGGGCATCCGATCCCGGAGAAAGAGAACCGAACCGAGTTCGCTCTCGATCTAATCCGCGAACTCGAGTTATCCCCCGGTGGCACAAAGGGTTTAGTCGAATTCCAAAAGTCGTGGCACAGGGAGCGTCCTGCGATTCTCGATTCAGATCGTCAGGGTCTATCCTTGAAAGAAGCTATCAGTGCGAGCATTTCAAAGGGGAAGCTAGTCACATCGAAGGCCTCAAGGTTCGTGAATCCATTCTGGGTTGAGATCGCGGTTCTATCCAAGCGATCCGTGATGAACACGAGAAGAATGCCAGAGCTTTTCGGGATGCGATTAGGAACGGTCATGGTTACCGGTTTCATCCTAGCTACCATTTTCTGGCAACTCGACAACTCTCCCAAAGGAGTTCAAGAACGATTAGGGTTCTTCGCCTTCGCAATGTCAACAACTTTCTACACCTGCGCAGATGCACTCCCTGTGTTCCTTCAAGAACGATACATCTTCATGAGAGAGACAGCTTACAACGCTTATCGTCGTTCCTCCTACGTCCTATCCCACGCCATCGTCGTCATACCATCGATAATCTTCTTATCTCTGGCGTTCGCGGCGACGACATTCTGGGCGGTGGGTCTCGCCGGTGGCATTAAAGGGTTCTTTTTCTATTTCGGGATCATATTAGCTTCCTTCTGGGCTGGGAGCTCGTTCGTGACATTCTTATCAGGGGTGGTGTCACACGTGATGCTTGGTTATACAGTGGTGGTGGCCATATTAGcttactttcttctcttcaGTGGCTTCTTCATCACAAGGGATCGGATCCCAGTTTACTGGTTGTGGTTTCATTATATGTCGTTAGTGAAGTACCCATACGAGGGAGTGTTGCAGAACGAGTTTGAAGACCCCACTAAGTGTTTCGTGAGAGGGGTCCAGATGTTTGATAATACGCCGCTGGAGGTGGCGCCGACGGCGACAAAGGTGATGTTGTTGAAGACTTTGAGTAGCTCTCTAGGGATAAACATAACCAGCACCACCTGCGTGACAACGGGAACAGATATATTGATGAAGCAGGCCGTGACGGATCTAAGTAAGTGGAATTGCCTATGGGTAACCATTGCTTGGGGTTTCTTCTTCAGAATTCTATTTTACTTCTCACTCTTGTTGGGAAGCAAGAACAAGAGGAGGTAG
- the LOC122087215 gene encoding metal tolerance protein 1-like: protein MEDQSPQQQQQIIEINRDVPDRGPSVGRVKVCGEAPCGFSDAGTSLRDAKERSESMRKLWIAVALCMVFMSVEVVGGIKANSLAILTDAAHLLSDVAAFAISLFSLWAAGWEATPRQSYGFFRIEILGALVSIQLIWLLTGILVYEAIARLINNTGDVQGFLMFVVAAFGLLVNIIMACLLGHDHGHSHGTGHSHSGHDHEHGHGHSHGHGHGNHNHGISIVTHHEGQSKQHDEHDHVHDADHSKPLLQKSAVDAEGAQASHERKKQRNINLQGAYLHVLGDSIQSIGVMIGGAVIWYKPEWKIIDLICTLVFSVTVLGTTIRMLRNILEVLMESTPREIDATMLERGLRGMDEVVAVHELHIWAITVGKVLLACHVKITRHADADMVLNKVVDYIRREYNISHVTIQIER from the coding sequence ATGGAAGACCAGAGTCCCCAGCAACAGCAGCAGATTATCGAAATTAATAGAGATGTGCCTGACAGAGGCCCAAGCGTTGGAAGGGTTAAGGTCTGTGGTGAAGCACCGTGTGGATTCTCAGATGCTGGAACCAGCTTGAGGGATGCCAAAGAACGATCTGAATCCATGCGTAAGCTTTGGATAGCAGTTGCACTCTGTATGGTCTTCATGAGTGTTGAGGTAGTTGGTGGAATCAAAGCCAACAGTCTTGCCATCTTAACTGATGCAGCGCATCTGCTCTCTGATGTTGCAGCCTTCGCCATCTCCTTGTTCTCATTGTGGGCAGCTGGGTGGGAAGCAACTCCGCGTCAGTCTTATGGTTTCTTTAGGATTGAGATCCTCGGTGCTCTGGTTTCCATCCAGTTGATATGGCTTCTTACTGGGATACTGGTTTACGAAGCCATTGCTAGATTAATTAATAACACAGGTGATGTCCAAGGCTTTCTGATGTTCGTTGTTGCTGCTTTTGGTTTGTTGGTTAATATCATCATGGCTTGCTTGTTGGGACATGATCATGGTCACAGCCATGGCACTGGTCATTCTCATAGTGGTCACGATCATGAACACGGTCATGGCCATAGCCATGGCCACGGCCACGGCAACCACAATCATGGGATAAGCATTGTGACACATCATGAAGGACAGTCCAAACAACATGATGAGCACGATCATGTTCATGATGCCGACCATTCAAAGCCACTGCTTCAGAAATCCGCTGTAGATGCAGAAGGAGCCCAAGCCAGTCATGAACGTAAGAAACAAAGGAACATCAACTTGCAGGGGGCTTATCTTCATGTACTTGGGGACTCCATCCAGAGTATTGGGGTGATGATTGGAGGGGCAGTCATATGGTATAAACCGGAATGGAAGATAATCGATCTGATATGCACCCTTGTCTTCTCTGTGACTGTGCTCGGCACAACAATAAGAATGCTGCGAAACATACTGGAGGTTCTGATGGAAAGCACACCAAGAGAGATTGATGCAACAATGCTTGAGAGGGGACTCCGTGGGATGGATGAGGTTGTTGCTGTTCATGAACTGCACATCTGGGCCATCACCGTAGGAAAGGTCTTGTTGGCTTGCCATGTGAAGATCACACGACATGCAGATGCAGATATGGTGCTGAACAAGGTGGTAGATTATATCCGGAGGGAATATAACATCAGCCATGTTACCATACAGATAGAGCGCTAA